Proteins encoded in a region of the Mucilaginibacter sabulilitoris genome:
- a CDS encoding ABC transporter substrate-binding protein, with the protein MNKWAILFFAVLLIQLIACHTDTTDSRKTVFNINLEEGLTSLDPAFCRNHYTIWMDNQVFNGLVQINDSLKVIPCIAKSWDVSADGLLYTFHLRNDVYFHDDPLFKGGVGRRALAADFVYSFGRLIDPKVASSGSWIFSDKVEGKNAFVAANDSTLQIRLKQPFAPFLSMLTAQYCSVVPKEVVEHYGKDFRSHPIGTGPFKFKYWKEGEVLVLLKNEKYWEKDEKGTRLPYLDAVKATFIADKQTSFLEFIKKKLDFLNDIDGSYRDDILTKSGRITQKYKGKFILNTAPYLNTMYLGILVDTNLAIVKKSPLRILKVRQAINYAIDRQKMMKYLRNSMGTPGYAGFIPEGMPGFNKNVKGYTYDPEKARQLLAEAGFPDGKNLPEISLATTVGYRSLIEYVQGQLDRVGIKTSVEITQGASLRELVSKNGINFFYGQWIADYPDGENYLSVFYSKNKIPYGPNYTGFNNKKFDALFEQTYQVKNNEERYAIYQQMDGLMMEQSPVVVLYYDKLVNLYQNNISGYSLNGQNLLVLKRVIKK; encoded by the coding sequence ATGAATAAATGGGCCATATTATTTTTTGCTGTACTGTTAATTCAACTTATTGCCTGCCATACCGATACTACTGATTCCCGCAAAACGGTATTTAATATTAATCTGGAAGAAGGCCTTACTTCGCTTGACCCGGCATTTTGCCGTAACCATTATACTATCTGGATGGATAACCAGGTTTTTAACGGACTGGTTCAGATTAATGATAGTTTAAAAGTTATACCCTGCATTGCCAAAAGCTGGGATGTATCTGCCGATGGCTTGTTATATACATTCCATTTACGTAATGATGTTTACTTTCATGACGATCCTCTTTTTAAAGGCGGAGTGGGCAGAAGAGCTTTGGCCGCCGATTTTGTTTACAGCTTTGGTCGGTTAATAGACCCCAAAGTGGCCTCGTCCGGTTCATGGATATTCAGTGATAAGGTGGAGGGTAAGAATGCTTTTGTAGCTGCTAATGACAGTACGCTGCAGATTAGGCTTAAGCAACCTTTTGCGCCATTTTTGAGCATGCTAACCGCGCAATATTGTTCTGTTGTACCGAAAGAGGTTGTGGAACATTATGGAAAAGATTTCAGGAGCCACCCCATCGGTACCGGTCCGTTTAAATTTAAATACTGGAAGGAGGGGGAGGTGCTGGTATTGCTGAAGAATGAAAAGTACTGGGAGAAAGATGAAAAGGGCACCCGCCTGCCTTACCTTGATGCCGTTAAGGCGACGTTTATCGCCGACAAGCAGACCTCGTTCCTGGAGTTTATAAAAAAGAAGCTCGATTTTCTGAATGATATCGATGGCAGCTACCGCGACGATATACTAACCAAATCGGGCAGAATAACGCAGAAGTATAAGGGTAAATTTATTTTAAATACCGCCCCATACCTCAATACCATGTACCTGGGCATATTGGTTGATACCAATTTGGCTATAGTTAAAAAATCACCGCTGCGGATATTGAAGGTAAGGCAGGCTATAAATTACGCCATCGACAGACAAAAAATGATGAAATACCTGCGCAACAGCATGGGTACACCAGGTTATGCCGGTTTTATTCCGGAGGGTATGCCAGGGTTTAACAAAAATGTTAAGGGATATACCTATGATCCTGAGAAGGCACGCCAGTTATTGGCCGAAGCAGGCTTTCCTGATGGTAAAAACCTGCCCGAAATTTCACTGGCTACTACGGTTGGTTACCGCAGTTTAATTGAATATGTACAGGGACAACTTGACCGTGTTGGAATTAAAACCAGTGTTGAGATTACCCAGGGGGCCAGCCTGCGTGAGCTGGTTTCTAAAAACGGTATTAACTTTTTTTATGGCCAATGGATAGCCGATTATCCCGACGGTGAAAATTATCTTTCGGTATTTTACTCAAAAAATAAAATCCCTTACGGCCCTAATTATACCGGCTTTAACAATAAAAAATTTGACGCCCTGTTTGAGCAAACTTACCAGGTAAAAAACAATGAGGAGCGATATGCCATATATCAGCAAATGGATGGTTTGATGATGGAACAATCGCCGGTTGTGGTATTATACTATGATAAACTGGTTAACCTGTATCAAAACAATATATCTGGTTACAGCCTTAATGGGCAAAATCTGCTGGTGCTGAAAAGGGTGATTAAGAAGTAA
- a CDS encoding polysaccharide deacetylase family protein, whose product MYLVKTPGLLKRLYPELIWNINRTNHCIYLTFDDGPIPIVTTHILNILKQYNAKATFFCIADNVKKHPDIFKQLIANGHAIGNHTYNHLKGWKTDNETYLDNFLQADKILDTSLFRPPYGRIKRQQIKDLKIARPDIKIIMWDVLSGDFDINLSPEACLQNVLKHTEAGSVVVFHDSLKAFDRVKYALPRALEVWSKAGYEFRVLS is encoded by the coding sequence ATGTATTTGGTTAAAACACCCGGGCTGCTTAAAAGGCTGTATCCTGAACTAATTTGGAACATTAACCGAACAAACCATTGCATTTATCTCACTTTTGACGATGGACCTATACCAATTGTTACAACACATATATTAAATATTTTAAAACAATATAATGCCAAAGCCACCTTTTTTTGCATTGCCGACAATGTAAAAAAACATCCTGACATCTTTAAGCAATTAATAGCAAACGGCCACGCGATAGGTAATCATACCTATAATCATCTCAAAGGCTGGAAAACAGATAACGAAACTTACCTTGATAATTTTTTACAGGCCGATAAAATATTGGACACCTCTCTTTTCAGACCACCTTACGGCAGAATAAAAAGGCAGCAGATCAAAGACCTGAAGATTGCGCGCCCCGATATTAAAATCATCATGTGGGATGTGCTGAGCGGCGATTTTGACATCAACCTGAGCCCCGAAGCTTGCCTTCAAAATGTGTTGAAGCATACTGAAGCCGGATCGGTGGTGGTTTTTCATGATAGTCTTAAAGCCTTTGACCGGGTCAAATATGCACTGCCCCGCGCCTTGGAAGTTTGGAGCAAGGCGGGTTATGAGTTTAGGGTGTTGAGTTGA
- a CDS encoding efflux RND transporter periplasmic adaptor subunit, with amino-acid sequence MGKTTKYILIGLGAIVVLFFILKFAGVVGKPALTQIATEKADVREISETVSASGKIKPHVEVKITSEVSGEIVELPVKEGDVVKKGQLLCKVRPDILKSGYDRAVASYSTQKASVGNSVQMLKQAEATYNNQAAIYKRSKELYDNKVLTASEYDNAKASYEGAKASLEAAKQNVVGAQFGLVQSSASVKEAQDNLAKTSLYSPVDGVVSKLSIEKGERVLGTQQFAGTEIMTISDLSKMDVNVDVNENDINRISVGDPANIEIDAFLGKKFNGSVIEIGSSANVVGTTADQVTNFTVKVRIDAKSYEGLLKKTHDNPSPFRPGLTATVDINTNHVKSMSVPIQSVTTREEKKETTPAPGAAQTDDKNKPQISAPVKEYVYVYNAGKLKQVQVTTGIQNDAYIQVLTGLKSGEEVVSAPYSAISKTLADGMMVEKVDKSKLFNADANK; translated from the coding sequence ATGGGAAAAACTACTAAATATATTTTGATTGGCCTGGGAGCAATAGTTGTATTGTTCTTTATATTAAAGTTTGCCGGCGTGGTTGGGAAACCTGCATTAACCCAGATAGCCACAGAAAAAGCTGATGTGCGTGAAATTAGTGAAACCGTATCGGCCAGCGGTAAAATAAAACCACATGTTGAAGTAAAGATAACCTCAGAAGTATCGGGCGAAATAGTTGAGCTGCCTGTTAAAGAAGGAGATGTGGTTAAAAAGGGGCAGCTGCTTTGTAAGGTACGCCCTGACATATTAAAATCTGGCTATGACAGGGCCGTGGCATCATACAGCACCCAAAAGGCAAGTGTGGGCAACTCCGTGCAAATGCTTAAACAAGCCGAAGCTACTTATAATAACCAGGCCGCTATTTACAAACGCAGTAAAGAACTTTATGATAATAAGGTACTTACCGCGTCTGAATATGATAACGCTAAAGCCAGTTATGAAGGAGCCAAAGCGAGTTTAGAAGCCGCAAAACAAAACGTAGTGGGCGCCCAGTTTGGCCTGGTACAGTCGTCCGCCTCAGTTAAAGAAGCACAGGATAACCTGGCTAAAACAAGCCTTTATTCACCGGTTGATGGCGTAGTATCAAAATTATCGATAGAAAAAGGTGAGCGTGTTTTAGGAACCCAGCAATTTGCCGGTACCGAGATCATGACCATATCTGACCTGAGCAAAATGGACGTGAATGTTGATGTGAACGAAAATGATATTAACCGTATTTCTGTAGGCGATCCCGCGAATATTGAAATTGATGCCTTTTTAGGTAAGAAGTTTAACGGATCGGTAATTGAGATAGGAAGCTCGGCCAACGTTGTGGGTACCACTGCCGACCAGGTAACTAACTTTACGGTTAAAGTGCGTATAGATGCCAAATCATACGAAGGTTTGCTCAAAAAAACCCATGATAACCCATCTCCTTTCCGTCCAGGACTAACAGCCACGGTTGATATTAATACCAACCACGTTAAATCAATGTCTGTTCCTATACAATCCGTAACTACACGTGAGGAGAAAAAAGAGACTACTCCTGCTCCGGGTGCAGCTCAAACCGATGATAAAAATAAACCACAGATCAGCGCGCCGGTAAAAGAATATGTATATGTTTATAATGCAGGTAAATTAAAGCAGGTACAGGTTACTACCGGTATCCAGAATGACGCCTATATCCAAGTACTGACAGGGTTAAAAAGCGGAGAAGAAGTGGTATCGGCTCCATACTCGGCCATATCAAAAACCTTGGCAGATGGCATGATGGTTGAAAAGGTTGATAAATCAAAACTTTTTAATGCCGATGCTAATAAATAA
- the recA gene encoding recombinase RecA has translation MSTDKNNSDKLKALQLTLDKLEKSYGKGTIMKLGDSVIEPTEVISTGSLGLDIALGVGGLPKGRVIEIYGPESSGKTTLAIHAIAEAQKKGGIAAFIDAEHAFDRFYAKKLGVDVENLLISQPDNGEQALEIADNLIRSGAIDILVVDSVAALVPKAEIEGEMGDSKMGLHARLMSQALRKLTGTISKTGCCCIFINQLRDKIGVMFGNPETTTGGNALKFYASVRLDVRRISQIKDTDEVSGNRVKVKIVKNKVAPPFRVAEFDIMFGEGISKAGEIIDLGVEYNIIKKAGSWFSYGETRLGQGRDAVKQLILDNPELQEELENKIKETVTGESLVEE, from the coding sequence ATGAGCACAGATAAAAATAATTCAGATAAATTGAAAGCGCTTCAGCTTACATTAGATAAGCTGGAAAAATCATACGGAAAAGGCACCATCATGAAATTGGGCGATTCCGTTATTGAACCTACCGAAGTAATATCAACAGGCTCCCTGGGGCTTGATATAGCTTTAGGGGTTGGCGGCTTACCTAAAGGCAGGGTTATTGAAATATATGGCCCGGAATCATCAGGTAAAACAACACTGGCCATACACGCTATAGCTGAGGCTCAGAAAAAAGGCGGTATTGCTGCTTTTATCGATGCGGAGCACGCTTTTGACCGCTTTTATGCCAAAAAATTAGGCGTCGATGTTGAAAACCTATTGATATCACAGCCTGATAATGGTGAGCAGGCGCTTGAAATTGCCGATAACCTAATCCGTTCAGGAGCTATCGATATCCTGGTTGTTGATTCTGTTGCCGCATTGGTACCCAAAGCCGAAATTGAAGGCGAAATGGGCGATTCAAAAATGGGTTTGCATGCCCGTTTAATGTCGCAGGCGCTACGTAAATTAACGGGTACCATCAGCAAAACCGGATGCTGCTGTATATTCATTAACCAGTTACGCGATAAAATTGGTGTAATGTTTGGTAACCCGGAAACTACTACAGGTGGTAACGCCCTTAAATTTTATGCTTCGGTACGTTTGGATGTACGCCGTATATCGCAAATTAAAGATACCGATGAGGTATCGGGTAATCGGGTTAAGGTTAAAATTGTTAAGAATAAAGTCGCTCCGCCGTTCCGCGTGGCCGAATTTGATATCATGTTTGGCGAAGGTATTTCAAAAGCCGGTGAAATTATTGATCTGGGTGTTGAATATAATATTATCAAAAAAGCGGGTTCATGGTTTAGCTATGGCGAAACCCGCTTAGGCCAGGGTCGTGACGCAGTTAAACAGCTAATACTTGATAATCCAGAGCTACAGGAAGAACTGGAAAACAAAATCAAAGAAACAGTTACCGGCGAAAGTTTGGTTGAAGAATAA
- a CDS encoding TolC family protein: MKPTLSLPVKTILIGAILFSSLIFKANAQEVITLQKAIDLTLDRNLTIKQAQFTEALSDEDLKQSKYNQLPNLTAAPQGTFNFGRNIDPSTNQFINQRIFALNGNVSTQITLFQGGQLRNQVIQNKILLDANKTATSKVKNDLILNVVTTFLNVLTNQDLVKASQQQIDIAKLTLERAQKNYSVGNQTLADLSQAKAQLSTADLNFTNAQNQLELSVLTLKQYMEMNPATEIVIEKPDISKLTNLKTIYDPQDVLKTAMGINPDVLLAEVQQKSYEQAIKVARGNYFPSVILFGQAGSYYSGAKNVLESATLNGTFNTIGIVKGTQQEVVAPNFTSTFKSNPFFTQLSDNFNQAAGISLQIPIFNRFTARTSVRKAKIQAENAQVTAQLARNNLSKVIYQAVWDVQAAEKKYQSTIQTYQANKDAFNVIQQRYTVGLVNSLDYNTSLTNLNKSQFDMIEAQYQLVFRSKVIDYYLGNQITL, translated from the coding sequence ATGAAACCAACATTATCACTACCCGTTAAAACAATCCTGATAGGTGCAATATTATTTTCGTCACTTATTTTTAAAGCTAATGCACAGGAGGTAATAACCTTACAAAAAGCTATTGACCTTACCCTCGACAGAAATTTAACCATCAAACAGGCCCAATTTACTGAAGCTTTGTCTGACGAGGATCTGAAACAATCAAAGTACAATCAATTACCCAATTTGACCGCTGCCCCACAGGGCACATTCAATTTTGGCCGTAACATTGACCCATCAACCAATCAGTTTATTAATCAGCGTATTTTTGCGCTAAATGGTAATGTGTCAACCCAGATCACTTTATTTCAGGGCGGTCAGTTGCGTAACCAGGTAATTCAAAACAAAATATTGCTCGATGCCAATAAAACAGCCACATCAAAAGTAAAAAACGACCTGATACTAAATGTGGTGACCACCTTTTTGAACGTGTTAACCAATCAGGATCTTGTAAAAGCATCGCAACAGCAAATTGATATTGCCAAGCTTACTTTAGAAAGGGCACAAAAAAATTATAGTGTAGGTAACCAAACCCTGGCCGATCTGTCGCAGGCTAAAGCGCAGCTTTCAACCGCCGATCTGAATTTCACCAACGCTCAAAATCAGCTGGAACTATCTGTGCTCACGTTAAAGCAATATATGGAAATGAATCCGGCTACAGAGATAGTTATTGAAAAACCAGATATCAGCAAGCTAACCAATCTAAAAACAATTTATGATCCGCAGGATGTGCTAAAAACAGCCATGGGCATAAACCCCGATGTATTACTTGCAGAGGTTCAGCAAAAATCATACGAGCAGGCAATAAAGGTTGCAAGAGGTAATTATTTTCCAAGTGTGATTTTATTCGGGCAAGCCGGCTCTTATTATTCAGGCGCAAAAAACGTACTTGAAAGTGCAACGCTCAATGGTACATTTAATACTATTGGCATTGTAAAGGGCACTCAACAAGAGGTAGTAGCCCCTAATTTCACCTCTACTTTTAAAAGCAACCCGTTTTTTACACAATTAAGCGATAACTTTAACCAGGCAGCCGGTATAAGTTTGCAGATACCGATATTTAACCGGTTTACCGCACGTACATCAGTACGCAAGGCAAAAATACAAGCAGAAAATGCACAGGTAACTGCCCAGCTGGCCCGCAATAACCTGAGCAAGGTTATTTACCAGGCGGTATGGGATGTACAGGCGGCAGAAAAAAAATATCAGTCGACCATACAAACGTATCAGGCTAATAAAGATGCCTTTAACGTTATACAGCAGCGTTATACTGTTGGTTTAGTAAACTCATTGGATTATAATACATCATTAACCAATCTTAATAAATCTCAGTTTGATATGATAGAAGCCCAGTATCAGCTTGTTTTCCGGAGTAAGGTGATTGATTATTACCTGGGCAATCAAATAACGCTTTAA
- a CDS encoding RNA polymerase sigma factor has protein sequence MDFQLKSDQDLIHLYIAGDEAGLVELIRRYQTKIYTSIYLLVKDEYLAEDIFQDTFIKVINTLKAGKYNEEGKFLPWVTRIAHNLVIDHFRREKRAPMVSNGDDFDIFEVLGNYDESTEDRMVREQTHKDLKTLIQLLPSEQKEVLIMRHFGDMSFKEIADITEVSINTALGRMRYALNNLRKMMQNKELSLKN, from the coding sequence ATGGATTTTCAATTGAAAAGTGATCAGGATCTAATCCATCTATATATTGCCGGTGACGAAGCGGGACTGGTTGAATTGATTAGACGATATCAAACAAAAATATACACCTCGATTTATCTGCTGGTAAAAGACGAATACTTAGCCGAAGATATTTTTCAGGATACCTTTATTAAGGTAATAAATACCCTAAAAGCCGGGAAGTACAACGAAGAAGGTAAATTTTTACCCTGGGTTACCCGTATTGCGCACAATTTGGTTATCGACCACTTCCGCCGTGAAAAACGTGCGCCAATGGTAAGTAACGGCGATGACTTTGATATTTTTGAAGTGCTGGGTAATTATGACGAAAGTACCGAAGACCGCATGGTACGCGAACAAACCCATAAAGATCTTAAAACCTTGATACAGCTTTTGCCATCTGAGCAAAAGGAAGTATTGATCATGCGCCATTTCGGCGATATGAGCTTTAAAGAAATTGCCGATATTACCGAAGTTAGCATAAACACCGCGCTTGGGCGTATGCGTTATGCACTCAATAACCTACGCAAAATGATGCAGAATAAGGAGCTTAGCCTTAAAAATTAG
- the nth gene encoding endonuclease III — protein MLKAERYRHFVEYFSKQQPNPVTELHYNNPFQLLIAVILSAQCTDKRINQVTPALFERFPAPEDLAASSPEEVFTYIRSVSYPNNKAKHLVGMGKMLVEVFNSQVPSDIDDLQKMPGVGRKTANVIASVVFDAPAIAVDTHVFRVSNRIGLTTNARTPLAVEQQLTEYLPQDILGVAHHWLILHGRYICVARSPKCEICPLTWFCKYYERNNTEAALLRAEAAKIKKAKEAKKKKALNTISKELKKRSVDKDI, from the coding sequence ATGCTCAAGGCCGAACGTTATCGCCATTTTGTTGAATATTTTTCAAAGCAACAGCCCAATCCTGTTACTGAACTTCATTATAATAACCCTTTTCAATTGCTTATAGCGGTTATCCTATCTGCGCAATGTACCGATAAGCGCATAAACCAGGTTACTCCGGCTTTATTTGAGCGTTTCCCTGCCCCGGAAGATCTGGCCGCGTCATCACCCGAAGAAGTTTTTACCTATATACGCAGTGTAAGCTATCCTAACAATAAGGCCAAGCACCTGGTAGGCATGGGGAAAATGCTGGTAGAAGTTTTTAACAGCCAGGTACCCTCAGATATAGATGATCTGCAGAAGATGCCGGGCGTGGGCCGTAAAACAGCTAACGTTATAGCTTCAGTAGTATTTGACGCGCCCGCCATAGCGGTAGATACTCATGTTTTCAGGGTGTCAAACCGCATTGGTTTAACTACCAACGCCCGCACCCCGCTGGCTGTTGAACAACAACTGACCGAATATCTGCCTCAGGACATATTGGGTGTAGCCCATCACTGGCTTATATTGCACGGTCGTTATATTTGTGTTGCCCGCAGCCCTAAGTGCGAAATTTGCCCGCTTACCTGGTTTTGCAAATACTATGAACGAAACAATACTGAGGCTGCCCTGCTGCGGGCCGAAGCCGCCAAAATCAAGAAAGCAAAAGAAGCCAAAAAGAAGAAAGCACTGAATACTATCAGTAAAGAGCTGAAAAAAAGAAGTGTGGATAAAGATATTTGA
- the uvrA gene encoding excinuclease ABC subunit UvrA, with the protein MTKEAEKDPQKHIIIKGARVHNLKNMDVAIPKNKLVVVTGMSGSGKSSLAFDTLYAEGQRRYVESLSSYARQFLGRMNKPDVDYIKGIAPAIAIEQKVITSNPRSTVGTSTEIYDYLKLLFSRIGKTISPVSGQVVKKDSVTDVVNFIISQPDETQVTILAPLYPHNNRSLKEELAVLMQKGFVRVEYQNKLSKIEALLEDETIDNTPLVAEVHGEKIAKSKKLKAESDEQVVQDQGSPTHYPGVRIVIDRISKNEEDETISRLGDSAQTAFFEGKGDCYVRYQEPDADSEQERFFCDRFELDGIKFEEPTPNFFSFNNPYGACKKCEGYGKVIGIDEDLVIPDKSKSIYEGAIAPWRGEKMREWNDMLVKHAIQFDFPIHRQYNQLSEKEQRLLWTGNKYFRGLDEFFQEMEAQTYKIQYRVMLSRYRGKTTCPECKGSRLRQDASYVKINQRSITDVVLMPLDKALEFFQNLQLNETDAKVGKRLLMEITNRLSFLNDVGLSYLTLNRLSNTLSGGESQRINLATSLGSSLVGSVYVLDEPSIGLHPRDTQRLISVLKSLRDVGNTVLVVEHEEEIMKAADHIIDIGPEAGTHGGELIFTGTYDEIIKDDNSLTGRYLSGKEEIAIPASRRKWNDFIEIKGARENNLQHVNAKFPLGVLTVVTGVSGSGKTSLVKRILAPALQKALGNYSGEQTGSYDSIDGDYTKIEQVELVDQNPIGRSSRSNPVTYVKAWDEIRNLYAAQPAAKAAGLKPSAFSFNVEGGRCDVCQGEGEVKIEMQFMADIFLTCETCGGKRFKQHILDVTYNEKNVADVLGMTIDEALVFFAKEPKIISKIKPLVDVGLGYVQLGQSSNTLSGGEAQRIKLASFLVKGNNTHKTLFIFDEPTTGLHFADIKKLLKSFNALLDHGNTIIVIEHNMDVIKCADWIIDIGPEGGNRGGNVVFEGVPENLIKEKKSHTGQYLKERF; encoded by the coding sequence ATGACTAAAGAAGCAGAAAAAGATCCTCAGAAACATATCATTATAAAAGGGGCCCGGGTACACAATCTAAAAAACATGGATGTGGCCATCCCCAAAAATAAGCTGGTTGTAGTAACAGGCATGTCGGGTTCGGGCAAATCATCGCTTGCGTTTGATACCTTATACGCCGAAGGCCAGCGCCGTTATGTAGAAAGTCTTTCATCGTATGCCCGCCAGTTTTTGGGGCGCATGAACAAGCCCGACGTTGATTATATTAAAGGTATTGCCCCGGCAATAGCTATTGAACAAAAGGTAATCACCTCCAACCCACGGTCAACCGTAGGTACCTCAACCGAAATATATGATTATTTAAAACTGCTGTTTTCCCGCATCGGCAAAACTATTTCGCCGGTATCGGGGCAGGTGGTAAAAAAAGATTCTGTTACCGATGTAGTAAACTTTATCATATCGCAACCCGACGAAACACAGGTAACCATTTTAGCACCACTTTATCCGCACAATAACCGCAGTTTAAAAGAAGAGCTGGCTGTTTTAATGCAGAAAGGCTTTGTGCGTGTGGAGTACCAGAACAAACTGTCGAAAATTGAAGCGCTGTTAGAAGATGAAACCATTGATAACACACCGTTAGTCGCAGAGGTACACGGTGAGAAGATAGCTAAAAGCAAAAAGCTGAAAGCTGAAAGCGATGAACAGGTTGTCCAGGATCAGGGGAGCCCTACCCACTACCCCGGCGTTCGTATAGTGATTGACCGCATATCAAAAAATGAAGAGGATGAAACCATAAGCCGCCTTGGTGACTCGGCACAAACAGCTTTTTTTGAAGGCAAGGGTGATTGTTATGTACGTTATCAGGAGCCTGATGCCGACAGTGAACAGGAACGCTTTTTTTGCGACCGGTTTGAGCTCGACGGGATAAAGTTTGAGGAACCTACACCAAATTTCTTTAGCTTTAACAACCCTTACGGGGCGTGCAAAAAATGTGAAGGCTACGGCAAAGTTATAGGCATTGATGAAGACCTGGTAATTCCGGATAAAAGCAAAAGCATATATGAAGGGGCTATTGCTCCCTGGCGCGGAGAAAAAATGCGCGAATGGAACGATATGCTGGTAAAACATGCTATTCAGTTTGATTTTCCGATACACCGTCAATATAACCAGCTAAGCGAAAAAGAGCAGCGGCTGTTATGGACAGGCAATAAATATTTTCGCGGTCTGGACGAATTCTTCCAGGAGATGGAGGCGCAAACCTATAAAATTCAATACCGGGTTATGCTGTCACGGTACCGGGGCAAAACTACCTGCCCTGAGTGCAAAGGCAGCCGCCTGCGCCAGGATGCCTCTTACGTAAAAATAAATCAGCGCTCCATTACCGATGTAGTATTGATGCCGCTGGACAAAGCACTTGAATTTTTCCAGAATTTACAGCTTAACGAAACAGATGCCAAAGTAGGCAAGCGTTTGCTGATGGAGATCACCAACCGCCTTTCGTTTTTAAACGATGTGGGCTTGAGTTATTTAACGCTTAACCGTTTGTCGAACACCCTATCGGGTGGCGAGTCGCAGCGTATTAACCTGGCCACCTCATTGGGCAGCAGTTTAGTAGGCTCTGTTTATGTGTTAGACGAGCCAAGCATCGGCTTGCACCCGCGAGACACTCAACGACTGATCAGCGTGCTTAAATCGCTGCGCGATGTAGGCAACACGGTATTAGTAGTGGAACACGAAGAGGAGATCATGAAAGCCGCCGACCATATTATTGATATCGGCCCCGAAGCCGGCACTCATGGGGGCGAGCTGATATTTACCGGCACTTATGATGAGATCATAAAAGACGATAACAGCTTAACCGGCCGTTACCTTAGCGGGAAGGAAGAAATTGCCATCCCTGCAAGTCGCCGTAAATGGAATGATTTTATTGAGATAAAGGGTGCGCGGGAAAACAACCTGCAGCACGTTAATGCCAAATTCCCGCTGGGTGTACTTACGGTAGTTACCGGTGTATCTGGTTCTGGAAAAACCAGTTTGGTTAAGCGCATACTGGCTCCTGCGTTGCAAAAAGCACTGGGCAATTACTCGGGCGAACAAACCGGATCATACGACAGCATTGATGGCGATTATACAAAAATTGAACAGGTAGAACTGGTTGACCAAAACCCAATTGGCCGGTCATCACGCTCAAACCCGGTTACTTATGTAAAGGCCTGGGATGAGATCCGCAACCTGTATGCCGCACAACCAGCAGCCAAAGCCGCCGGGTTAAAACCATCAGCCTTCTCCTTTAACGTAGAGGGTGGCCGCTGTGATGTTTGCCAGGGCGAAGGTGAGGTGAAGATTGAAATGCAGTTTATGGCCGACATTTTTCTGACCTGCGAAACATGCGGGGGCAAACGCTTTAAGCAACATATACTTGACGTTACCTACAATGAAAAAAATGTAGCCGATGTACTGGGTATGACCATTGACGAGGCGCTGGTGTTTTTTGCCAAAGAGCCCAAGATCATATCCAAAATAAAACCATTGGTTGATGTGGGCCTGGGTTATGTGCAATTAGGTCAGTCGTCAAATACCTTATCAGGTGGCGAAGCGCAACGTATTAAGCTGGCATCGTTTCTGGTTAAAGGCAACAACACCCATAAAACGCTCTTTATTTTTGACGAGCCGACTACCGGCCTGCACTTTGCCGATATTAAAAAGCTGCTTAAATCATTTAATGCCCTGCTTGATCATGGTAATACAATTATTGTAATCGAACACAATATGGATGTGATAAAATGCGCCGACTGGATCATTGACATAGGTCCCGAAGGTGGTAACCGTGGCGGCAATGTGGTTTTTGAGGGGGTACCCGAAAATTTAATCAAAGAGAAAAAATCACACACCGGCCAATATTTAAAGGAGCGGTTTTAA